From Malaya genurostris strain Urasoe2022 chromosome 2, Malgen_1.1, whole genome shotgun sequence:
AGCTATGCTGACTCCTCTCTCAATGATTAACCTACGCTGGAAAAGAAAAAGCCGACAGAGCTTCGATAGCATGCTATGtacaaccagcaatatttcggcCGTGAACGCATCGGTAGAGGCGGGTCATGTTCCTCCCAGCCCAAGTAAGAAGCTAGTGCGAACTACTTCGACTCCGATGATGCGGGGATGTCTGCCGTACGTGAAGATAGCAAATGAGTCTTACACGAGTGCAATGGGACAGATGTCTAGTATACATCACAGCAATAGTGGCAGTGATTCCGATTCTAAGGCGGAAGATCCGACACCACCGTCTCCGACTTCCTATGAACTACAAAAGGTACGTGCGATCAGTCGAAATAGATCGCGTGTGGCTGCCACCCCTCTTAGACAGGTCATGTCGAAAAGTATTCAACGAGCAATTGCACAGCATGGCTACTACTCCAAAATGCTAGCCCCGGGCACTCAACGTAAAATGAGCTTCAATTCGACCAATAGCAGTGGCATGAACAGCACAACCGGGTCTCCGTCTCGTTGCGCATTGGATTTACGAACGACGCCCGCACTAAAAAGAGCATCTAGTGAGTCGTCTTCCTTGTTCCATAGAACGGCCAAAATGATTTGTCTTCCAAAGACGCAAAGTGAAGAATCTACGATAGGCGATGTCAGTTCCAATTATTTTGAGGCCCGCCAGGACTTGGATTCTCCGACTGGTAGCGACATTCTGGAGCAGGAAAATCGAGACAATCAAAGTATTGCAGATGGTAGTTTAGTCCTAAGGCCTAAAGTGAAACCTGAACTGCCAGCTCATAGTTATCAGGACACACCAAAAATAACTGGCGGAATGTTGAAGAAAGTTATAAGTTTTGCATCACCAGAAATAACTCGGCTGGGTAGATCTGACAATTTCGAAGATGAAAATGGCGATGTGTGGTCTACACCGTGTGCCGTACCTCCGAGAAGCTTTAGCTGTCCAGATGTGGGAGATTCACGCTTCGATTCAATTCTAACGGAGTGCAGTAGTGACTTTTCTGGTACCGATGATGTATTCGTTTCGCCAACGAAAGTGAAATCCCATCAACAGTTGAAATCTGCGTCGCCAGTAGTTGGAACTGGCAAACTATGGACTATTGTAACTAACGTCATTCGACTTGCCACCCGTGGAGACATCCAGGAAGAAATTGCTCGAGCGGCACCCACTTCCTCCTGCGGATCTGAGAGTGAGAACAGACTTTCATCGACTTTGGTAAAAAAAGCTGCATCGTTCGctggttttttgaaaaatcgctTCCCAGCTCGACAACAGCAACGGCAATCATCATCCGGTTCTGACGAGTTCGCTGTCACTGACAATCAGGGAGGTCTCAAACGCCGACGGACGGCTTCCATCTACACCAGACCGTACGAGTTTATTGGGAAAGCTACTACCGTTAAGCTGAGCTCTAGTCCATTAGCCAAGAAGAAGCGAATTCAGGGAAGGCAGCCCATCGAACGCATGAGAAGCAATAGCAGCCAAAGCGGAAATGCCAGTGATATTTGACGAGAATTGTGCAACTAGACAGTCGATTCCAGATGGGTTTTGGTTTTACTATATAGGTACTTGTTTCTGATTCTTCATTTATTGTGTTTTCTATGTTAAACGGAATTGATAAAGTTTGTAATTGCATATTTTTATGAAGTCTGAATGTAACAGTGCCATATACCCGTGTCACCGTGTGTagtaaatgaataaattaatgATAAAAGTCACTGTTGGTTTTTTTCAGGGAATAAAAAGAAATAAAGTTagttttctcattattaatgtAATAGTTTGCGACGCAAATAAGGcaggtaggtaatgtcagagacataactggatttcgaaaaaaattggcgcgcttccttcacactttcgaatatcagttagttaatCGACAGTTCGTTGCGACTAATCGATTGtaattttaactaatctgtcatttgctggcagtttagcaatgacatCCAGGAAAGACTCCcaccacaaacgagtaacgAAACGTTACATTTAAGTAATGACATACACCGTAAactgaaaatgaaacgtttcaatgaggtgtcactcgtgcaagtGAACACCCTTCCGGCAAAGTTACCTgtctgcatgaaagcaaaacatGTCTCAGTAGttttaaccaattattcagttatttgaactaagACGTCTATTGCAATAAAACATTTTTCTGCTAGTCTCTCCGggagcagctaatcgttcacaatTCAAaccacagttcgctttcacatttcatccaagtcagtcgataaaacaaaatcgcttacgttcgggacagaagaaaccaagtacagtattgtgtagtgaacaatagaacgacctcgaaatgagtgaaccaaacgaacaaaagctaccgccgacacgaaagaatacaattgttgttgacttcaggcagtgcaaaattcgaccttcgataccgagaacttgaaggtttgcttgaggagcaaatgcatcttgacattaaacgtgtgcatttacttcaatgcaataagacaaataatgtggtttacatccagtttattaaagagttggatgcaattcaattcgcaaaagacaataacaatgtgcactatgtgaagcacgagaacattaagtacaacattccagtatatatggaagatagtgctatagaagtgcgtgtgcatgatcttccctcaagcgtcaccgattcatatattcgcgaaactatgtcccaatacggagagattctctctatcgaaaaagaaatgtggaagaattttttccctggtattctaaatgtcgtacgtttgttacgcatgcgcttgaagaggcctatacattcttatgagactttcggtcaagatacaagcattccgtgcaaatcacttgttacctatgacaatcagatgaccacatgtcaatattgccaaaaagctgttcactacggtaagccatgtgataaactggacaaggagacaactacaccaaaggtcaACGGtgtttccttcacaccaactccaagcaaccccagtacacctgtgacagccaccaacaacaatgaagcatccccttcaatgaATCCAttatcatcccctatagaacaaagtacaccagctgcagttaacaacttaccctccaaccaaacagcgattgcaaccaatgtacaacaaggtgcatctacagcaactagcaacgaaaagaagacggaaatcgacaacaataccatcgatgcggcaatggatgacgagacgaaccacgaacgaagtgcccctcaatcctcgcaggagggaaatggaagctcctctacccctagaaaaagggtgacgacgaaatccaactcaaaaaattatttaaaaaatcgaatcaatcggccacgtaatgcTTGTAcggaaataggcctgaataaaaatatttaaaaaaaatcaaaccacGAAATGTTGACTTTAGtagccgtttatatttttaacccattatgtcctagcgtatgatatatcatacgcagaaatatatatttttcaaaaaatgtttaatgtGGAACTGCACTACCCAACAGCTTAATGATAACAAAAACAGGTAAACTGCACTACTAACAACTAAAAATGGCAGTGCAAAAGTAAGTTATATATTGCTTTGTATTTTTTGGTCAAATTATGCGCTAATACTTATATCTCGTTAGAAAACATTAGCAGAGGCTCTAAAAAGGTTATATCTATAGGAAAAACCCCAAATTATatgaaaaattatgtaaaatttgacgctaacatttgtgtgtatgatatatcatacggtggaataatttcgtttataaaagatttctaacagtggttttgcgttttccatacccacttgtacgcggcggtcAGATTtacccccagacggctggctatgtttgccagacatttttgccggaattctgccagaattccggcaaaagtctggcaacaatgcaacaaccgtttctggcagagaatgcaacaaccgtttctggcAGAGAGAATGtcaagatttgtttttttttttttttttttccattcgtaaccgaatgttcgaagtgagcacacgcgttttttaacaatcgacatcggtaagacgaaggtgcctatcacagcagaggctgtagtataggcattaaataaaagtgataaaaagtagcatccccgcaagtgagttctgtctgtgcaccggttttgtatcagtatcgacagtagacgctattgtgctatcctcgggcagcagttatttctattgtttgctacccgcatcacagcagccaaatcctgaatcaaggtcacgctgaagcacaacgaaggagtgaaggagcaactcacctaacagcttaccgtgacatactgttaagtattttctcaaactttttctttcaacttttactattcatatattttcttttcattttatttctttctttttcatttcaagtgcgggagacttctttactcccgcactttaaatatgaatattgatgacagtgggggtgtctcggaggagggcgaagctgaacgaatgaacgaagaaaatttagaggctgagtttgcttccgagatgccatctacccctcctataccatctccccctccgataccatctccccctccgatgcctccatctccctttaagatattgcctgctcgccaaaaagtttaccaagacgatggctcggggggtccgtgggtggtatacttccggcccaaattaaagtttaaatattgctcgggacctggaaaaacattactcggcaataaaaacaatagataaggtttcgcaaaacaagttacgcgttgttgtgtccgacctgaagcaagcaaacgggattgctaccaacgagttgttcacgaaggagtaccgcgtgtacgtcccgtctcatgtggtggagatcgacggtgtggtccgtgacgaaagtctgacaatcgaagatctgatgaaggacggggtaggccgtttcaaaaaccccgaccttcaaccagtgaaaattttggagtgcaagcaattgcactccaaatcgatagatggtaaattttaccaatcggactcatttcgcgtgacttttgccggatctgcacttccaaattatttggtagtgagtggagttcgtctacctgttcggctgtatgtaccgcgggtaatgcattgtacaagctgcaaacagctaggtcatacggcaacctattgttgcaacaaactgcgatgcggcaaatgcggagaggcccatgaggacgatctctgcagaagagcagtggaaaagtgttgctactgcggggagaatcctcatgatctttcggtctgccctacgtacatacagcgtgcggagaaattgaagcgatccgtgaaagaacgttccaaacgttcttatgcggaaatcttaaaaagaaccactccatcgacccctgagaacccgtttgcaatcttgccagttgaagaggatacctctgacgacccaggcgaaggaccttcctacacacaggttgaaggaagcaggaaaagacaaaacctggcttctcccaagcttcctcgtaaaggcctcagactgtcctcttcgtcacaaaagaaccaaacggaaacaaaaagtgctgactcaaaaccgaagcaaacacctcctgggttcaaaaaacttagggatgataaggagtacccagcacttcctggggcatcaaaaaacccgaatgaccccaaagcacaaccagaaaatccaacaaacgctggattattgaaattttctgatatcgtggactggatattaacagccttcaatattactgatcctctgaaaagcttcctaactgctctactgccaacagtaaggacatttttaaaacagttgactgaacaatggcccctccttgcagcgatcgtatcttttgatggataatttaccactgagaatcgaagatatgatcattgtgcttcagtggaattgcagaagtatcatcccaaaacttgattctttcaaacacttaatacatactcataattgcgatgtattctccttgagtgaaacttggcttacttctaacatcaacctcgacttccataattttaacataatccgcctggaccgagaagactcttatggaggggtacttttagggattaaaaagtgctattcattttatcgtattaacctcccctcgacaccgggaattgaagttgttgcttgccaaattaatattaaaggcaaagatctatgtatagcttctatctacattcctcccagagtctcgatagggcatcgtcggcttgcagacatcatagaacttcttccttcaccgcggctggttttaggggactttaactcgcatggtacaggatggggctgcttatatgatgataatcgttcttcgttaattcaagatctgtgtgacaacttcaatttgacaattctaaacacgggagaaatgacacggaaccctagaccaccagcacaaccaagtgcgctggatttatccctttgctcgacttcgctacagttagattgcaagtggaaggtaatctgtgatcctcacggtagcgatcacttgccgatcatagtttctatcaccaaccgtggaagaccatcggaaacaatcaatgtttcgtacgatttcacacgaaacattgattggaaacgttacgcgagctcgatgtctgagaaactggaaacatcacaggagcttcctccggaggaagagtatacatttttggctggcttgattcttgacaccgcaattcaagctcagacgaaacgagtacctagcgcgcaaactagtatgcgttctcccaacccatggtgggacaaagagtgctcagagctgaaaacgaaaaaagcttcagccttcatctcgtttagaaggaacggaactccagataattatcggaaatacgcggcgttagaatttcaaatgaaaagtctgattaaagctaagaaacgcggttactggcgaaggtttgttgacggatt
This genomic window contains:
- the LOC131430454 gene encoding mitosis initiation protein fs(1)Ya is translated as MKIPREVQCKTCAQVFCCAKCRQKHEDNNHKDVIAIRQICYICNNRPFPLRIDTKVVPNNLLVGHILKEHLPLRCNRCAKIFHTAADFQSITRCFTVNEEEKIDNACHLERNNLSIPTIMEAVVECSNQVELEVENKENISENCSTNSSNLSGAHKETQIHPQTAIKVKNSAVAMMPPRISKELSAIIDPIEEIGEINKAMLTPLSMINLRWKRKSRQSFDSMLCTTSNISAVNASVEAGHVPPSPSKKLVRTTSTPMMRGCLPYVKIANESYTSAMGQMSSIHHSNSGSDSDSKAEDPTPPSPTSYELQKVRAISRNRSRVAATPLRQVMSKSIQRAIAQHGYYSKMLAPGTQRKMSFNSTNSSGMNSTTGSPSRCALDLRTTPALKRASSESSSLFHRTAKMICLPKTQSEESTIGDVSSNYFEARQDLDSPTGSDILEQENRDNQSIADGSLVLRPKVKPELPAHSYQDTPKITGGMLKKVISFASPEITRLGRSDNFEDENGDVWSTPCAVPPRSFSCPDVGDSRFDSILTECSSDFSGTDDVFVSPTKVKSHQQLKSASPVVGTGKLWTIVTNVIRLATRGDIQEEIARAAPTSSCGSESENRLSSTLVKKAASFAGFLKNRFPARQQQRQSSSGSDEFAVTDNQGGLKRRRTASIYTRPYEFIGKATTVKLSSSPLAKKKRIQGRQPIERMRSNSSQSGNASDI